From the Euphorbia lathyris chromosome 6, ddEupLath1.1, whole genome shotgun sequence genome, one window contains:
- the LOC136233176 gene encoding COP9 signalosome complex subunit 2 yields the protein MGSDADMEDYGFEYSDEEPEEQDVDIENQYYNSKGLVETDPEGALAGFAEVVSMEPEKAEWGFKALKQTVKLYYRLGKYKEMMDAYREMLTYIKSAVTRNYSEKCINNIMDFVSGSASQNFGLLQEFYQTTLRALEEAKNERLWFKTNLKLCKIWFDMGEYGRMSKILKELHKSCQREDGTDDQKKGSQLLEVYAIEIQMYTETKNNKKLKQLYQKALAIKSAIPHPRIMGIIRECGGKMHMAERQWPDAATDFFEAFKNYDEAGNQRRIQCLKYLVLANMLMESEVNPFDGQEAKPYKNDPEILAMTNLIAAYQRNEILEFEKILKSNRRTIMDDPFIRNYIEDLLKNVRTQVLLKLIKPYTRIRIPFISKELNVPEKDVEQLLVSLILDNRIDGHIDQVNRLLERGDRSKGMKKYTAIEKWNTQLRSLYQTISNRVY from the exons ATGGGTTCAG ATGCGGATATGGAGGATTATGGATTCGAGTACTCGGACGAGGAGCCTGAGGAACAGGATGTTGATATTGAGAATCAGTATTATAACTCCAAAG GTTTGGTCGAAACAGACCCAGAAGGTGCACTTGCAGGTTTTGCTGAAGTTGTTAGCATGGAACCAGAGAAGGCAGAATG GGGGTTCAAAGCACTTAAACAAACTGTAAAACTTTATTATCGCTTGGGCAAGTATAAAGAAATGATGGATGCTTATAGAGAGATGCTTACGTACATTAAATCAGCAGTGACACGCAACTACAGTGAGAAATGCATAAACAACATCATGGACTTTGTTTCTGGATCAGCTAGTCAGAACTTTGGTCTCCTGCAAGAATTTTACCAGACCACCTTAAGGGCCCTGGAAGAGGCAAAGAATGAG AGACTGTGGTTCAAGACAAATCTTAAGTTGTGCAAGATATGGTTTGACATGGGTGAATATGGGCGCATGAGCAAG ATTTTGAAAGAACTCCATAAATCTTGTCAACGAGAAGATGGTACAGATGACCAAAAGAAAGGTAGTCAACTTTTGGAGGTATATGCAATTGAGATCCAAATGTACACTGAGACCAAGAACAACAAAAAGCTCAAG CAATTATACCAAAAAGCCCTTGCAATCAAGTCAGCAATCCCACATCCAAGGATAATGGGTATAATTCGAGAGTGTGGTGGAAAAATGCACATGGCTGAGCGTCAATGGCCTGATGCAGCAACAGATTTCTTTGAAGCTTTTAAGAATTATGATGAAGCTGGGAACCAAAGACGTATACAATGCCTGAA GTACCTTGTTCTGGCCAATATGCTGATGGAATCAGAAGTGAATCCATTTGATGGTCAGGAAGCAAAGCC ATACAAAAATGATCCTGAGATTTTGGCAATGACTAACCTAATAGCAGCCTATCAACGAAATGAAATATTAGAGTTTGAGAAAATTCTCAAG AGTAACAGAAGGACAATAATGGATGATCCATTTATACGGAATTACATTGAGGATCTATTGAAGAATGTCAGAACTCAAGTGCTGCTCAAACTTATTAAACCTTATACAAGAATCCGGATTCCTTTCATATCAAAG GAACTCAATGTGCCAGAAAAAGATGTAGAGCAGCTGTTGGTTTCATTGATATTGGATAATCGCATCGATGGACATATTGATCAAGTGAACCGGCTACTAGAGCGTGGCGACAG GTCAAAAGGAATGAAGAAATATACAGCCATTGAGAAATGGAACACACAGCTTAGATCTCTGTATCAAACTATCAGCAACCGTGTGTACTGA